From Desmodus rotundus isolate HL8 chromosome 10, HLdesRot8A.1, whole genome shotgun sequence, one genomic window encodes:
- the TTR gene encoding transthyretin → MASHRLLLLCLAGLALASEAGPVGTGESKCPLKVKVLDAVRGSPAVDVAVKVFKKADDETWEPFASGKTSDCGELHGLTTSDKFVEGIYKVELDTKSYWKALGISPFHESAEVVFTANDSGPRHYTIAALLSPYSYSTTALVSSPKE, encoded by the exons ATGGCTTCTCATCGCCTGCTGCTCCTCTGCCTCGCTGGACTGGCACTGGCGTCTGAGGCTGGCCCTGTG GGCACTGGTGAATCCAAATGTCCTCTGAAGGTCAAGGTCCTAGATGCTGTCCGAGGCAGCCCTGCGGTCGACGTTGCCGTGAAAGTGTTCAAAAAGGCTGATGATGAGACCTGGGAGCCGTTCGCCTCTGG GAAAACCAGTGACTGTGGGGAGCTCCACGGGCTCACAACCAGTGATAAGTTTGTAGAAGGAATATACAAAGTGGAATTGGACACCAAATCCTACTGGAAGGCACTTGGCATTTCCCCCTTCCATGAATCTGCAGAG GTGGTGTTCACAGCGAATGACTCTGGCCCGCGCCACTACACCATCGCTGCTCTGCTCAGCCCCTACTCCTACTCCACCACGGCCCTCGTCAGCAGCCCCAAAGAATGA